CGCCACGTAGATCACGTCGCCGTCTTGAAGGGCGAAGTCGGACGCGTCCTTCCTGCCGGCGAGGATGTCTTTGTAGTTGTAGTTCTTCGGCACGATCTTGCCTGTGGCGTCCGCCCGCGCGAGGGTGATGCCGTCCATCTTCGCGTCCCGAATGGGTCCCCCCGCCCGTCCCAAGGCCTGGACGAACGTCAGTCCTTCGCCGTCGGGAATCTCCAAAGTGCCGGGCTTTCCGACCATGCCCATGACCGAAACCTTGGCTTTGTGCTCGGGGACGTAGATCGTGTCGCCGTCCCGCAAGGGGACGTTTGTGGCGGGATTTCCGAGCAGGATCGCCTGGTGCAGGTCCACCGGGATCTGCTCGGACCCTCGGACGATCCGCGCCCTGCTGAGGCCCGCCTTCTGCGTCTGGCCGCCCGCCGCAGCGATCGCTTCGACGACACCGCCCGACTCCACCAGGTCGATGAGCCCCGGGTGCTGCACCTCGCCCACGACGCTGACGCGGATCGTGGGTTCGCTGGACAGGTGAACGACGTCGCCTGGGAAGATCGGGATGTTCGCCGACTCCTTGGCGTCGATGAACAGCTCCCGCATCTCGATGCTCACCGTTCCCGATGGGCGGAAGACGACGGCTTTGAGCCGCTCGGGCGGCATTGCGAGTCCGCCGGCGGCGGCGATCAGTTCGGCCAAGTGCCAACCCGGCTTGGCGTCGAGCGCCCCCGCGGCCCGCACCTGGCCGAGGACGTAGACGCGGTTGGGGCGCATCTGCTTG
This portion of the Fimbriimonadaceae bacterium genome encodes:
- a CDS encoding SLBB domain-containing protein, with the translated sequence MKIGIVLVLALGLVGWVGARQDPTPPSKPAAAAYVVGPEDVLGIVTRDVAEASGEFLVRADGQITFPLIGEVRVAGKTLEQIRAEITDRLKHELRDPEVQVNVKQMRPNRVYVLGQVRAAGALDAKPGWHLAELIAAAGGLAMPPERLKAVVFRPSGTVSIEMRELFIDAKESANIPIFPGDVVHLSSEPTIRVSVVGEVQHPGLIDLVESGGVVEAIAAAGGQTQKAGLSRARIVRGSEQIPVDLHQAILLGNPATNVPLRDGDTIYVPEHKAKVSVMGMVGKPGTLEIPDGEGLTFVQALGRAGGPIRDAKMDGITLARADATGKIVPKNYNYKDILAGRKDASDFALQDGDVIYVAQSGKANANQVAQILGLLFSGGRLFGF